In Malus sylvestris chromosome 16, drMalSylv7.2, whole genome shotgun sequence, the following are encoded in one genomic region:
- the LOC126606701 gene encoding protein ALP1-like produces the protein MEVLNGHPIRCHEQFRMEQHVFKDLLETLKRDYGLKRIGDITLEEALAMFLNTLGHGHTNRMVQERFQRSGETVSRWFGILLDVVSRMAIDIICPHDRQFKRVSNKIKDDNRYWPYFKGCIGAIDGTHVPVVVPREMQVPYIGRKGNTTQNVMAVCDFNMCFTFVWAGWEGAAHDSRIFMEALRRPELKFPYPPSGKYYLVDAGYPHMNGYIGPYRGERYHLPEFRRGSHPRGKKEIFNQRHSSLRCTIERTFGVWKNRWTMIRLMRNFPFEKQVQIVVASMALHNFIRKHSMTDQEFQPYDDDDELLPPGHEEDHRDEEIVDENFTHRREMDVERERIANLLISS, from the exons ATGGAAGTTTTAAATGGTCATCCTATAAGATGCCATGAACAATTTAGGATGGAACAACATGTTTTTAAGGACTTGTTAGAGACTTTGAAGCGTGATTATGGCTTAAAAAGAATTGGAGATATAACCCTAGAAGAAGCATTAGCAATGTTTCTAAACACATTAGGTCATGGGCACACTAATAGGATGGTCCAAGAAAGGTTTCAACGCTCTGGAGAGACTGTTTCTAGGTGGTTTGGGATACTATTAGATGTTGTTTCTCGCATGGCTATTGATATTATATGTCCACATGATCGGCAATTCAAGAGAgtatcaaataaaattaaggaTGACAATCGGTATTGGCCATATTTTAAAGGTTGCATAGGGGCAATTGACGGAACACATGTCCCAGTTGTGGTACCTAGAGAAATGCAAGTGCCATATATAGGTAGAAAAGGAAATACAACTCAAAATGTTATGGCTGTATGTGATTTTAATATGTGTTTCACATTTGTCTGGGCTGGATGGGAGGGTGCTGCTCATGATTCACGTATATTCATGGAGGCCTTGAGAAGACCAGAATTGAAATTTCCTTATCCCCCTTCTG GCAAATATTATTTAGTTGATGCTGGATATCCACATATGAATGGATATATTGGACCTTATAGGGGTGAACGATATCATCTTCCTGAATTTCGACGTGGAAGTCATCCAAGAGGGAAAAAAGAGATATTTAATCAGAGACATTCATCCCTAAGATGCACAATAGAAAGAACTTTTGGTGTTTGGAAAAATAGATGGACAATGATTCGTCTCATGCGTAACTTCCCTTTTGAAAAACAGGTACAAATTGTTGTTGCTTCAATGGCCTTACACAATTTTATTAGGAAGCATTCCATGACAGATCAAGAGTTCCAAccttatgatgatgatgatgagctACTTCCACCTGGACATGAGGAAGATCATAGAGATGAAGAAATTGTTGATGAAAATTTTACTCATAGGCGAGAGATGGATGTTGAACGAGAAAGGATTGCTAATCTTCTTATATCTAGTTAA
- the LOC126607833 gene encoding hydroxyproline O-galactosyltransferase GALT6-like translates to MLPVKVRVEIGQTQLETKPENGSEPCPDSFLLSGSEFESRKRVMVIPCGMTLGSHITVVGTPRWAHSEYDPKIAILKEGDEAVMVSQFMMELQGLKNVEGEDPPRILHFNPRLKGDWSGKPLIEQNTCYRMQLGSALRCEGWKSLADEDTCRWLQCVLIALLNELRVDGQVKYEKWIRDDDNKSEESKVTWWLNRLIGRTKKVTIDWPYPFAEGKLFILTVSAGLEGFHINVDGRHVTSFPYRTGFVLEDATGLSVNGDIDVHSVLAASLSTSHPSFLPQMHLEMVTKWKAPFLPFGHVELFIGILSAGSHFAERMAVRKSWMQHKLIKSSRVVARFFVALHGRKDVNVELMKEVDYFGDIVIVPYMDNYDLVVLKTVAICEYGVRTVPARYIMKCDDDTFVRVDAVLKEARKIHGYRSFYIGNMNYHHNPLRHGKWAVTYEEWLEEDYPPSDIAKSIVSEFERHKLRLFKMEDVSMGMWV, encoded by the exons ATGTTACCAGTTAAGGTAAG AGTCGAAATCGGACAAACACAG ttggAGACCAAGCCCGAGAACGGCTCTGAGCCATGCCCGGACTCGTTTTTGCTGTCAGGGTCCGAATTCGAGTCCCGGAAACGGGTAATGGTTATTCCCTGCGGGATGACTCTTGGGTCTCACATAACGGTGGTGGGCACGCCTAGGTGGGCCCACTCGGAGTACGACCCGAAGATTGCGATACTGAAGGAGGGGGACGAGGCGGTGATGGTCTCTCAGTTTATGATGGAGTTGCAGGGTTTGAAGAACGTGGAGGGGGAGGACCCGCCTAGGATACTGCATTTCAATCCGAGGTTGAAGGGGGATTGGAGTGGGAAGCCGTTGATCGAGCAGAACACTTGTTACCGGATGCAATTGGGGTCGGCCCTCCGCTGCGAGGGGTGGAAGTCCCTGGCTGATGAAGATACCTGTAGGTGGCTTCAATGTGTTCTAATTGCTTTGCTTAATGAATTGAGAG TTGATGGACAGGTGAAATATGAGAAATGGATTCGTGACGATGACAATAAGTCGGAAGAATCGAAGGTCACATGGTGGTTGAACAGGCTGATAGGACGAACAAAGAAGGTGACCATAGACTGGCCATACCCTTTTGCAGAGGGAAAGCTGTTTATTCTTACTGTAAGTGCTGGTTTGGAAGGTTTCCATATCAATGTTGATGGTAGGCATGTCACTTCTTTCCCTTATCGCACG GGATTTGTTCTTGAGGATGCTACCGGACTATCTGTAAATGGAGACATTGATGTGCACTCTGTGCTTGCAGCCTCCTTGTCCACATCACATCCTAGTTTTTTGCCTCAGATGCACCTTGAAATGGTTACTAAGTGGAAAGCTCCGTTTCTTCCCTTTGGGCATGTAGAGTTGTTCATTGGCATTCTGTCTGCTGGCAGCCATTTTGCGGAGCGTATGGCTGTGAGAAAGTCTTGGATGCAGCATAAATTAATCAAATCTTCACGTGTTGTGGCTCGTTTTTTTGTAGCACTG CATGGAAGAAAGGACGTAAATGTAGAGCTTATGAAAGAAGTAGATTATTTTGGGGACATTGTTATAGTTCCTTATATGGATAACTATGATCTGGTAGTATTGAAGACTGTTGCAATTTGTGAATATGGG GTTCGCACTGTGCCTGCAAGGTATATCATGAAGTGCGATGATGACACCTTTGTCAGGGTGGATGCTGTGCTCAAGGAAGCACGGAAAATTCATGGGTATAGAAGCTTCTATATTGGAAATATGAACTACCACCACAACCCTCTTCGCCATGGTAAATGGGCAGTGACATATGAG GAATGGCTTGAAGAAGATTATCCACCCTCTGACATAGCAAAATCCATCGTATCCGAGTTTGAAAGGCACAAGTTGCGA TTGTTCAAGATGGAAGATGTGAGCATGGGAATGTGGGTGTAG
- the LOC126606697 gene encoding glycerol-3-phosphate acyltransferase RAM2-like, translating to MTTTTFPTVDQCTSDGREKHTVVADMDGTLLRGRSSFPYFALIAFEVGGILRLLFLILVTPLAGLLYYFVSESAGIQVLIFATFAGVRVSEIESVARAVLPKFYSSDLHPESWRVISACEKRCILTANPRIMVEPFLKDFLGFDTVLGTEVATYKGKATGFVSPPGVLVGKNKADALKKAFGDVLPEIGLGDRHTDIPFMKLCKEGYMVPAKPKVEAVTNDKLPKPIIFHDGRLVQKPTPLMALLTLLWLPIGFFLACLRIAAGALLPMPLVYYAFWALGVRVTVKGTPPPALKKSTSHTGVLFICSHRTLLDPIFLSTALGRPIPAVTYSVSRLSEFISPIKTVRLNRDRALDAAMIKKLLEEGDLAICPEGTTCREPFLLRFSALFAELTDELVPVAMVNKMSMFHGTTARGWKGMDPFYFFMNPSPAYEVTFLNKLPAKLTYGGGKSSHEVANYIQRVIAASLSYECTGFTRKDKYRALAGNDGTVTTEKPLLKPNKIMGC from the exons ATGACTACGACGACCTTCCCGACGGTTGATCAATGCACATCGGATGGACGGGAAAAGCACACAGTGGTCGCCGATATGGACGGGACTTTGCTTAGAGGCCGGAGCTCTTTCCCCTACTTTGCTCTCATTGCTTTTGAGGTTGGTGGGATACTAAGGCTCCTGTTCTTGATCTTGGTTACACCACTAGCCGGACTCCTCTACTACTTTGTCTCGGAATCAGCCGGAATCCAAGTTCTCATCTTTGCAACGTTTGCCGGGGTTAGGGTTTCGGAGATCGAGTCCGTGGCCAGAGCCGTGCTGCCTAAGTTTTACTCGAGTGATTTGCACCCGGAGTCTTGGCGCGTGATCTCTGCATGCGAAAAGAGATGTATTCTTACTGCAAATCCGAGGATCATGGTGGAGCCGTTTTTGAAGGATTTTCTTGGATTCGACACCGTTTTGGGGACGGAAGTGGCCACTTATAAGGGTAAGGCTACAGGGTTTGTTTCCCCACCTGGTGTGCTTGTGGGAAAGAACAAGGCAGATGCTCTTAAGAAGGCTTTTGGAGATGTCCTGCCAGAGATTGGGCTTGGTGATAGACACACTGACATTCCTTTCATGAAACTGTGCAAG GAGGGTTACATGGTGCCAGCCAAACCAAAAGTGGAAGCAGTAACAAACGACAAGCTACCAAAGCCCATAATCTTCCACGACGGCCGCCTTGTTCAAAAGCCAACACCTCTCATGGCGCTCCTCACCCTCCTCTGGCTCCCCATCGGCTTCTTCCTCGCCTGCCTCCGTATTGCCGCCGGGGCGCTCCTCCCCATGCCGCTCGTCTATTACGCCTTCTGGGCCCTCGGCGTCCGTGTCACCGTCAAGGGCACCCCACCACCTGCCCTCAAAAAATCCACCAGCCACACCGGCGTCCTCTTCATCTGCTCCCACCGCACCCTCCTCGACCCCATCTTCCTCTCCACAGCCCTCGGCCGCCCCATCCCCGCCGTCACCTACTCCGTCTCTCGCCTCTCCGAGTTCATCTCCCCAATCAAGACCGTCCGCCTCAACCGCGATCGGGCCCTCGACGCCGCCATGATCAAGAAGCTTCTAGAAGAGGGTGACCTGGCAATCTGCCCGGAAGGCACCACGTGTCGAGAGCCCTTCCTCTTGAGATTCTCGGCGCTTTTCGCCGAGCTGACGGACGAACTGGTCCCGGTGGCGATGGTGAACAAGATGAGCATGTTTCACGGGACCACCGCACGTGGGTGGAAAGGGATGGACCCCTTCTACTTCTTCATGAACCCGAGCCCCGCGTACGAGGTGACGTTTTTGAACAAGCTGCCAGCTAAGCTGACGTATGGGGGCGGAAAGTCGAGCCATGAGGTGGCGAATTATATACAGAGGGTTATAGCGGCCAGCCTTTCGTATGAATGCACCGGGTTCACCAGGAAGGATAAGTACCGGGCTCTTGCCGGAAATGATGGGACGGTGACGACTGAGAAGCCGTTGCTCAAGCCCAATAAAATCATGGGATGCTAG
- the LOC126606703 gene encoding uncharacterized protein LOC126606703 translates to MKFSSPSTPTLSITFLSIFLLQLTFISSQTCQRSCGELPLKFPFGSDPGCGDPRFNPHVSCSQGNPIFTTHTGSYPITNIDYTNKVMYISDPSMSTCSCKQQSKGFALDWDAPFDFQDDNVFALLDCSLSTSPIFQQNSLYTDKKNSSKISLCDNQGSPICSYLYSCQAISTINLPTSTCCVYTPVDLGPAFEMDLEKLRCSSYSGFYSFNERESDPNSWKYGIALKYKFSVNNEYPSSCANCERSNGVCGYYGNYNSFICNCASGINTTNDCFFGASYNYGSRPRSWQIETGLIYCLAWLLLLVL, encoded by the exons ATGAAGTTTAGCTCTCCTTCAACACCAACTCTCTCCATCACCTTCCTCTCCATCTTCCTCCTCCAACTCACCTTCATCTCCTCCCAAACCTGCCAAAGATCCTGCGGCGAACTCCCCCTCAAGTTCCCATTCGGCAGCGACCCCGGCTGCGGCGACCCGCGCTTCAACCCTCACGTGTCGTGCAGCCAGGGAAACCCCATCTTCACAACCCACACCGGATCCTACCCCATCACCAACATAGACTACACAAACAAGGTCATGTACATCTCAGACCCCTCCATGTCAACATGTTCATGCAAACAACAATCCAAAGGGTTTGCCCTAGACTGGGACGCACCCTTCGACTTCCAAGACGACAACGTTTTTGCCCTACTCGACTGCTCACTTTCCACCTCTCCAATCTTCCAACAAAACTCCCTATACACTGACAAAAAAAACAGCTCAAAAATCTCCCTATGTGACAACCAAGGTTCCCCGATTTGTAGCTACTTGTACTCATGTCAGGCGATCAGCACAATCAACCTCCCCACATCCACGTGTTGCGTTTACACGCCGGTGGATCTCGGGCCGGCTTTCGAGATGGATTTGGAGAAGCTGCGGTGCAGCTCTTACTCAGGGTTTTACAGCTTCAACGAACGTGAGTCTGATCCTAATAGTTGGAAGTACGGGATTGCCCTCAAGTACAAGTTTAGTGTGAACAACGAGTATCCGAGTTCGTGTGCTAATTGTGAGAGGAGTAACGGGGTTTGCGGGTATTATGGGAATTACAACTCATTTATATGTAATTGCGCCAGTGGGATCAACACCACTAATGATTGTTTCTTTGGAGCTTCATATAATTATGGTTCAAGGCCTCGATCGTGGCAGATTG AGACTGGGTTAATCTATTGCTTGGCTTGGTTATTGCTTTTGGTATTGTAG